Proteins co-encoded in one Kribbella qitaiheensis genomic window:
- a CDS encoding alpha-L-rhamnosidase N-terminal domain-containing protein produces MPRTAAPVNLRFDHRTDDGPVLGLGTGAPRLSWQVPAADDDYAQSGYEIEITRAGVPQSKHAITSPEQVLVPWPDHPLASRESAEVRIRVRGTGDEWSDWSEPAVVEAGLLQPDDWTARFVSPRDIGAVGSPAPILSGSIELPDNIVQARLYATAHGVYVPELNGRRVGDEQLAPGWTSYQFRLRYQTHDVTDLVRPGTNELDFLVGNGWHRGPPRLQRPKRRVRRPAGCPRPARGDHR; encoded by the coding sequence ATGCCTCGCACGGCCGCACCCGTCAACCTCCGCTTCGACCACCGCACCGACGACGGCCCCGTCCTCGGCCTCGGTACCGGCGCGCCACGCCTGTCGTGGCAAGTGCCGGCAGCCGACGACGACTACGCCCAGTCCGGCTACGAGATCGAGATCACCCGCGCCGGCGTACCGCAGTCGAAACACGCCATCACCTCCCCCGAGCAGGTGCTGGTGCCGTGGCCGGATCACCCCCTCGCCTCCCGCGAGTCGGCCGAGGTCCGGATCCGGGTCCGCGGTACCGGCGACGAGTGGAGCGACTGGAGTGAGCCGGCCGTCGTCGAGGCCGGACTGCTCCAGCCCGACGACTGGACCGCTCGCTTCGTCAGCCCTCGCGACATTGGCGCCGTGGGCTCCCCCGCCCCGATCCTCAGCGGCAGCATCGAACTGCCGGACAACATCGTGCAGGCCCGGCTCTATGCCACAGCGCACGGTGTCTACGTGCCGGAGCTCAACGGCCGACGCGTCGGTGACGAGCAACTCGCCCCCGGCTGGACCTCGTATCAGTTCCGCCTGCGCTACCAGACCCATGACGTCACTGATCTGGTCCGACCGGGCACCAACGAGCTGGACTTCCTTGTAGGCAACGGCTGGCACCGCGGGCCGCCTCGGCTTCAACGGCCAAAGCGCCGTGTACGGCGACCGGCTGGCTGTCCTCGCCCAGCTCGAGGTGACCACCGCTGA
- a CDS encoding AraC family transcriptional regulator, which produces MEEPPVENKGTLVHLVEGAMAFAGRYRHEGDHPVHTHSFFEVVVVIGGHGVHNCLDARQELGTGDVLLVRPGVWHGYEDCRGLEIYNCGFSVDLLHRELAWTREDPLLGHLLWTLPYMPERLAFRLDPAALAECLGHLDGLEDLRYRPANLHHGDIIGWLSLFLNRLARAAGDGRDGTGQLHPAVLDAMRLMEARPAYRWTLTELALDLHLAPGYLVRIFKAATGLPPMAYLSRFRAELAADRLLHTDEPINRIGESVGWPDQNYFARRFKSHYGLSATTYRARFTRV; this is translated from the coding sequence ATGGAGGAACCGCCGGTCGAGAACAAAGGGACCCTCGTCCACCTGGTCGAGGGGGCGATGGCGTTCGCCGGTCGCTACCGGCACGAGGGCGACCATCCCGTGCACACGCACAGCTTCTTCGAGGTTGTCGTGGTGATCGGTGGACACGGAGTCCACAACTGCCTTGACGCGCGTCAGGAGCTCGGGACCGGCGACGTGTTGCTGGTGCGGCCCGGTGTGTGGCACGGCTATGAGGACTGTCGTGGTCTGGAGATCTACAACTGCGGCTTCTCCGTGGACCTACTGCATCGCGAGCTCGCCTGGACGCGGGAGGATCCGTTGCTGGGCCACCTGCTCTGGACCTTGCCCTACATGCCCGAGCGGCTTGCTTTTCGACTGGATCCGGCCGCGTTGGCGGAATGTCTCGGGCATCTCGACGGGCTGGAGGACCTCCGGTACCGGCCGGCGAACCTGCATCACGGCGACATCATCGGGTGGCTGTCGCTGTTCCTCAATCGGCTCGCCAGGGCAGCGGGTGACGGTCGCGACGGCACCGGCCAACTGCACCCCGCAGTACTGGATGCCATGCGGTTGATGGAGGCCAGGCCGGCGTACCGCTGGACGCTGACCGAGCTGGCCCTGGACCTGCACCTGGCTCCTGGCTATCTGGTCAGGATCTTCAAGGCAGCCACGGGTTTGCCGCCGATGGCCTACCTCTCCCGCTTTCGCGCGGAGCTTGCCGCCGACCGCCTGCTGCACACCGACGAACCGATCAACCGCATCGGCGAGTCGGTCGGCTGGCCCGATCAGAACTACTTCGCCCGCCGCTTCAAGTCCCATTACGGCCTGAGTGCGACGACCTATCGGGCCCGCTTCACCCGCGTCTGA
- a CDS encoding TetR/AcrR family transcriptional regulator: MTELLWGPHQPPSRGPKPAMTLDGIARAAIKIADAEGLDAVSMQRVAGELSFTKMSLYRYVPGKAELVAVMTDLAIGTPADYPLAEWREALTVWAMDLYATFGKHPWLLQSTVGRRVLGPNELSWMDRGVQAVQNTGLTGGEQLDSVLVVTGHIRTIAQQSLTVPGGTTGVTEDHITAALTEILSTQADRFPGLAAAMTTLEGGQNQGLSFGLDRILDGLEALIQTRVKRAR, translated from the coding sequence ATGACCGAACTGCTGTGGGGGCCTCACCAGCCGCCGAGCCGCGGCCCGAAGCCGGCGATGACGCTGGACGGGATCGCCCGGGCCGCGATCAAGATCGCCGATGCCGAAGGCCTGGACGCCGTCTCGATGCAACGCGTCGCCGGCGAACTCTCCTTCACGAAGATGTCCCTCTACCGGTACGTGCCGGGCAAGGCCGAACTCGTCGCGGTGATGACCGACCTCGCTATCGGGACACCGGCCGACTATCCGCTCGCCGAGTGGCGGGAAGCGCTGACCGTCTGGGCGATGGACCTCTACGCGACCTTCGGGAAACACCCATGGCTGCTGCAATCGACGGTCGGTCGCCGCGTTCTCGGCCCGAACGAACTCAGCTGGATGGACCGCGGCGTACAGGCCGTGCAGAACACCGGTCTCACCGGCGGCGAGCAACTGGATTCAGTCCTGGTCGTCACCGGGCACATCCGGACCATCGCCCAGCAGTCGCTGACCGTGCCAGGTGGAACAACCGGCGTGACCGAGGACCACATCACCGCCGCGCTGACCGAGATCCTCAGCACCCAGGCCGACCGATTCCCCGGCCTGGCCGCAGCGATGACAACCCTCGAAGGCGGCCAGAACCAAGGCCTTTCCTTCGGCCTGGATCGCATCCTCGACGGCCTCGAGGCGCTGATTCAGACGCGGGTGAAGCGGGCCCGATAG
- a CDS encoding FAD-dependent monooxygenase, whose amino-acid sequence MKNKRILISGASVAGPALAHWLGRYGYEVTVVELAPALRQGGYAVDFRGSVNQVVLERMGILDELRARQTGGSAMRFVDETGRQLMRLPGEFAGGDLEVLRSDLSQVLYDHSRQRAEYVFGDSIASLDEHAAGVDVTFEKGAARTFDLVIGADGLHSVVRRLAFGPEQDYVRYLGYHIAGWDVPNEYGGEQDGLMYNVPGRLASVGPDRRDPSRGRDDVHLQVARAPLRAAGSRAAEGDSARRLCGSRLAHPAVAGRARRHEGDVLRFDQPRRCGPLVNGPDRAAR is encoded by the coding sequence ATGAAGAACAAGCGGATCCTGATCTCCGGCGCGAGTGTGGCCGGCCCGGCGCTGGCGCACTGGCTCGGCCGGTACGGCTACGAGGTGACCGTGGTCGAGCTGGCCCCGGCGCTGCGTCAGGGCGGCTACGCCGTGGACTTCCGCGGCAGCGTGAACCAGGTCGTGCTGGAGCGGATGGGCATACTCGACGAGCTCCGGGCCCGGCAGACCGGCGGTAGCGCGATGCGGTTCGTGGACGAGACCGGTCGCCAGTTGATGCGGTTGCCGGGGGAGTTCGCCGGGGGAGACCTCGAAGTACTGCGATCGGACCTCTCGCAGGTGCTCTACGACCACAGCCGCCAACGGGCGGAGTACGTGTTCGGTGACTCGATCGCATCGCTGGACGAGCATGCCGCTGGGGTGGACGTCACCTTCGAGAAGGGGGCAGCGCGCACGTTCGATCTGGTGATCGGCGCCGACGGCCTGCATTCCGTCGTACGGCGGCTCGCGTTCGGGCCGGAGCAGGACTACGTCCGCTATCTCGGCTACCACATCGCCGGGTGGGATGTGCCGAACGAGTACGGCGGGGAGCAGGACGGGTTGATGTACAACGTGCCCGGCAGGCTCGCCAGCGTCGGGCCGGATCGGCGGGATCCGTCCCGGGGCCGGGACGATGTTCATCTTCAAGTCGCCCGAGCTCCGCTACGAGCGGCGGGATCCCGAGCAGCAGAAGGCGATTCTGCGCGACGCCTATGCGGGTCTCGGCTGGCACATCCCGCAGTTGCTGGACGGGCTCGCCGACACGAAGGAGATGTACTTCGATTCGATCAGCCGCGTCGATGTGGACCGCTGGTCAACGGGCCGGATCGCGCTGCTCGGTGA
- a CDS encoding PGPGW domain-containing protein — protein sequence MAEQTRPDRTDDNITLDAQDDRWEWRRKIRANPRKLLFYRIGVGVLGGLLIIAAPLTGWLPGPGGIPLFIAGLAVLASEFEWAQRVLYKVKDWVKQFTAWTGRQPAWLKALGTVAIFGCVIVAIWLYLAVLGVPGWLPDSWESFLHKLPLLG from the coding sequence GTGGCCGAGCAGACCCGTCCGGACCGCACGGACGACAACATCACGCTGGACGCCCAGGACGACCGCTGGGAGTGGCGGCGGAAGATCCGTGCGAATCCGCGGAAGTTGTTGTTCTACCGGATCGGCGTCGGGGTGCTCGGTGGGCTGCTTATCATCGCGGCTCCGCTGACCGGCTGGTTGCCGGGGCCGGGTGGCATTCCGTTGTTCATCGCGGGCCTTGCCGTGCTGGCCAGCGAGTTCGAGTGGGCCCAGCGCGTCCTGTACAAGGTGAAGGACTGGGTCAAGCAGTTCACCGCCTGGACCGGTAGGCAGCCGGCCTGGCTGAAGGCGCTCGGCACGGTGGCCATCTTCGGGTGCGTCATCGTCGCCATCTGGCTCTACCTGGCCGTCCTCGGCGTGCCGGGCTGGCTGCCCGACTCGTGGGAGTCGTTCCTGCACAAACTCCCGCTACTCGGCTGA
- a CDS encoding peptidoglycan DD-metalloendopeptidase family protein, which produces MLGISRRLRLAAIGALVAVVALPTYAAYADDPTPPPPASVTDVKRSLEQLQAEAAAIQADFAKTTIAYTNAVKAAQTTEAAAKQAEQYAAGKKSVSEVERHKLGLVTVQAYQLGIPTVIGTESMLWSLAPVAENLQELADRQAAIRQLGSTQVAQYQKATAAQNAAGTAADDAVKKRAAADTAAQTVRTLGLEVKSKAQDATLAMQNQMAEMAGASQQTDQLQNSRNAAAFAKWQSYLTELAATKVIAPAAGTIRNPAKLPAGLKPYVAAGRTVPGAASVVSAGRTVRVLSAETIRAVNTAFSLLGKPYSMGATGPVKYGCLGAARVAWQPYANLPNLISKVYPNYQKVPTASIQPGDLLLIGSKSIGLFHIGIALDGNEMIAADEAKGSVTVTTVPDNLFAALRPTLGQPSSPQRPPESTSQAYQFRCGNTATSYDVGTGAWTWPIGEGEYEIGTPFGQPGPLWSSGYHTGQDFVAPVGTTVRAVTAGTVRIEHPAWAGNLVRIDHGNGLETLYAHLSRIDVADGARVVAGQQIGAVGTEGNSTGPHLHFEVRLGGDAVNPMPFLATGSTSTGWGGYSNGAIPADKLCGLSGSSGHMLRCDAAASYLAMVNAYKSRFGKTLCITDSYRSYASQVSLYDRKPSLAALPGTSNHGWGVAVDLCGGIDHFGTAQYQWMLSNAATYGWVHPAWANKGGGREEPWHWEFGKPASA; this is translated from the coding sequence ATGCTGGGGATCAGCCGCCGACTGCGGCTTGCCGCGATCGGCGCGCTGGTGGCCGTGGTCGCGCTGCCCACCTACGCCGCGTACGCCGACGACCCCACTCCCCCGCCACCGGCCTCCGTCACCGACGTGAAGCGGTCCCTCGAGCAACTCCAGGCCGAGGCCGCCGCGATCCAGGCCGACTTCGCCAAGACCACCATCGCCTACACGAACGCGGTGAAGGCAGCACAGACCACCGAGGCCGCCGCCAAGCAGGCCGAGCAGTACGCCGCCGGTAAGAAGAGCGTGTCGGAGGTGGAGCGCCACAAACTCGGACTGGTCACCGTCCAGGCCTACCAACTCGGCATCCCCACAGTCATCGGCACAGAGTCGATGCTGTGGTCACTGGCGCCCGTCGCGGAGAACCTGCAGGAACTCGCAGACCGCCAGGCAGCTATCCGGCAACTCGGCAGCACCCAGGTCGCGCAGTACCAGAAGGCGACTGCCGCACAGAACGCAGCCGGTACTGCTGCCGACGATGCAGTCAAGAAGCGTGCAGCGGCCGACACTGCGGCTCAGACAGTTCGCACGCTCGGCCTCGAGGTCAAGAGCAAGGCCCAGGACGCCACCTTGGCCATGCAGAACCAGATGGCCGAGATGGCCGGCGCCAGCCAGCAGACCGACCAGCTGCAGAACAGCCGCAACGCGGCGGCCTTCGCCAAGTGGCAGTCCTACCTGACCGAGCTGGCGGCGACCAAGGTGATCGCGCCGGCCGCAGGCACGATCCGGAACCCCGCCAAGCTCCCGGCCGGTCTCAAGCCGTACGTGGCCGCCGGCCGGACGGTCCCCGGCGCGGCTTCTGTCGTCAGCGCCGGCCGCACTGTGCGCGTGCTGTCCGCCGAGACCATCCGCGCGGTCAACACCGCCTTCAGCCTGCTCGGCAAGCCGTACAGCATGGGCGCCACCGGCCCCGTCAAGTACGGCTGCCTCGGCGCGGCCCGCGTCGCCTGGCAGCCGTACGCGAACCTGCCGAACCTGATCAGCAAGGTCTACCCGAACTACCAGAAGGTGCCGACGGCATCGATCCAGCCGGGCGACCTGCTGCTGATCGGCAGTAAGTCGATCGGGCTCTTCCACATCGGCATCGCCCTCGACGGCAACGAGATGATCGCGGCCGACGAGGCCAAGGGATCCGTCACCGTGACGACCGTCCCCGACAACCTCTTCGCCGCCTTGCGCCCGACCCTCGGCCAGCCGTCCAGCCCCCAGCGGCCGCCCGAATCCACCTCGCAGGCCTACCAGTTCCGCTGCGGCAACACGGCCACGTCGTACGACGTCGGCACCGGCGCCTGGACCTGGCCGATCGGCGAGGGCGAATACGAGATCGGTACGCCGTTCGGCCAGCCCGGCCCGCTCTGGTCGTCCGGTTACCACACCGGCCAGGACTTCGTCGCTCCAGTCGGTACGACGGTCCGCGCGGTCACCGCCGGCACCGTGCGTATCGAGCACCCGGCCTGGGCCGGCAACCTGGTCCGCATCGACCACGGCAACGGGCTCGAGACGCTGTACGCGCACCTGAGCCGGATCGATGTCGCCGACGGCGCCCGGGTCGTCGCGGGACAGCAGATAGGTGCCGTCGGCACCGAAGGCAACTCGACCGGGCCGCACCTGCACTTCGAGGTCCGCCTCGGCGGCGACGCCGTCAACCCGATGCCGTTCCTGGCGACCGGTAGCACCAGCACCGGCTGGGGTGGCTACAGCAACGGCGCGATCCCCGCCGACAAGCTGTGCGGGCTCAGCGGCAGCTCTGGCCACATGCTGCGCTGCGACGCGGCCGCGTCGTACCTGGCGATGGTGAACGCCTACAAGAGCCGCTTCGGGAAGACGCTCTGCATCACCGACTCCTACCGCTCCTACGCTTCACAGGTCAGCCTGTACGACCGCAAGCCGTCGCTGGCAGCGCTGCCCGGCACGTCGAACCACGGTTGGGGTGTAGCCGTCGACCTGTGCGGCGGCATCGACCACTTCGGCACCGCGCAGTACCAGTGGATGCTGTCGAACGCTGCGACGTACGGCTGGGTCCACCCCGCCTGGGCGAACAAGGGCGGCGGCCGCGAGGAGCCCTGGCACTGGGAGTTCGGCAAACCCGCCAGCGCCTGA
- the lpdA gene encoding dihydrolipoyl dehydrogenase, producing MASHFDVVVLGAGPGGYVAAIRAAQLGLKTAIIEKKYWGGVCLNVGCIPSKALLRNAELAHIFTAEAKTFGISGEVSFDFPTAVQRSRKVADGRVKGVHFLMKKNNITEYDGWGSFADANTLEVALNDGSSETVTFDNCIIATGATTKLLPGTQLSDRVVTYEEQILTEELPGSIIIAGAGAIGVEFAYVLTNYGVDVTIVEFLDRVVPLEDVEVSKELAKAYKKLGVKVLTGTRVDSIDDSGDKVKVTVTGKDGNQQTLEADKVMQAIGFQPRVDGYGLDKIGVKLTERGAIDVDGLLRTNVANIFAIGDVNAKLMLAHAAEAQGVIAAETIAGHETMELDYVMIPRATFCQPQIASFGWTEEQARLEGFDVKVAKFPFTANGKAHGLADPNGFVKVISDAKYGELLGAHLIGPEVTELLPELTLAQKWDLTTKELARNVHAHPTLSEALQEAFHGLEGHMINF from the coding sequence ATGGCTTCGCACTTTGACGTTGTTGTCCTCGGCGCCGGCCCCGGTGGGTACGTCGCGGCGATCCGCGCTGCCCAACTCGGGCTCAAGACCGCCATCATCGAGAAGAAGTACTGGGGCGGTGTCTGCCTGAACGTGGGCTGCATCCCGTCCAAGGCGCTGCTTCGTAACGCCGAACTGGCGCACATCTTCACGGCGGAGGCGAAGACCTTCGGCATCAGCGGCGAGGTCAGCTTCGACTTCCCGACCGCGGTGCAGCGCAGCCGGAAGGTGGCCGACGGCCGCGTCAAGGGCGTGCACTTCCTGATGAAGAAGAACAACATCACCGAGTACGACGGGTGGGGCTCGTTCGCCGACGCCAACACCCTCGAGGTGGCGCTGAACGACGGCAGCTCCGAGACCGTCACCTTCGACAACTGCATCATCGCCACCGGCGCGACCACCAAGCTGCTGCCGGGCACCCAGCTGAGCGACCGGGTCGTCACCTACGAGGAGCAGATCCTCACCGAGGAACTCCCCGGCAGCATCATCATCGCCGGTGCCGGCGCGATCGGCGTCGAGTTCGCCTACGTGCTGACCAACTACGGCGTCGACGTCACCATCGTCGAGTTCCTCGACCGGGTCGTCCCGCTGGAGGACGTCGAGGTCTCCAAGGAGCTGGCGAAGGCGTACAAGAAGCTCGGCGTGAAGGTGCTGACCGGCACCCGGGTCGACTCGATCGACGACTCCGGCGACAAGGTGAAGGTCACCGTCACCGGCAAGGACGGCAACCAGCAGACGCTGGAGGCCGACAAGGTGATGCAGGCGATCGGCTTCCAGCCCCGCGTCGACGGCTACGGGCTGGACAAGATCGGCGTCAAGCTGACCGAGCGCGGCGCGATCGACGTCGACGGGCTGCTGCGCACCAACGTGGCGAACATCTTCGCCATCGGTGACGTGAACGCGAAGCTGATGCTGGCCCACGCGGCCGAGGCGCAGGGCGTGATCGCGGCCGAGACCATCGCCGGGCACGAGACGATGGAACTCGACTACGTGATGATCCCGCGGGCTACCTTCTGCCAGCCGCAGATCGCCAGCTTCGGCTGGACCGAGGAGCAGGCGCGGCTCGAGGGCTTCGACGTCAAGGTCGCCAAGTTCCCGTTCACGGCGAACGGCAAGGCGCACGGCCTGGCCGACCCGAACGGCTTCGTCAAGGTGATCAGCGACGCGAAGTACGGCGAACTTCTCGGCGCCCACCTGATCGGCCCCGAGGTGACCGAGCTCCTCCCCGAGCTCACCCTGGCCCAGAAGTGGGACCTCACCACCAAGGAACTGGCCCGCAACGTGCACGCCCACCCGACGCTGTCGGAGGCCCTCCAGGAAGCCTTCCACGGCCTCGAAGGGCACATGATCAACTTCTAG
- a CDS encoding alpha/beta fold hydrolase, producing the protein MPTFSALDGTELAYNLVGEGPPLICIPGGMQDTLYFGDLGGLSAHRQLVLFDLRGTGQSGVPEDASSYRCDRLVGDVEALREHLRLDQVELLAHSGGTNLAQRYLEQHADHVGKLALITPSAMAAGITVSGDDRAAVAELRRDEPWYPEASAALKALMSGEATTGSIAPFYYGRWDEAAQAHHAAEDGHRNLDAFAAFIADGAFDPPATRAALAAFKQPVLLLAGEYDLNSPPTAVAALAALFPNPHFVVRPAAGHSPWLDDPAQFVTTLTTFLA; encoded by the coding sequence GTGCCTACCTTTTCTGCGTTGGACGGGACCGAACTTGCCTACAACCTGGTGGGTGAAGGGCCTCCGCTGATCTGCATTCCTGGCGGGATGCAGGACACCTTGTACTTCGGCGATCTCGGCGGGCTGTCCGCGCATCGGCAGTTGGTGCTGTTCGATCTGCGGGGCACCGGGCAGTCCGGCGTACCGGAGGACGCGTCGTCGTACCGGTGTGATCGGCTCGTCGGTGATGTCGAAGCGTTGCGCGAACACCTGAGGCTCGACCAGGTGGAGCTGTTGGCGCACTCGGGCGGGACGAACCTGGCGCAGCGGTATCTGGAGCAGCACGCCGACCACGTCGGAAAGCTCGCGCTCATCACGCCGAGCGCGATGGCCGCCGGTATCACCGTCAGCGGTGACGACCGGGCCGCGGTCGCGGAGCTCCGCCGCGACGAGCCTTGGTACCCGGAGGCGTCCGCGGCCCTGAAGGCACTCATGTCCGGCGAGGCGACGACCGGCTCCATCGCGCCCTTCTACTACGGCCGTTGGGACGAAGCAGCCCAGGCGCACCACGCCGCCGAGGACGGCCACCGCAACCTGGACGCCTTTGCCGCCTTCATCGCCGACGGCGCCTTCGACCCGCCGGCAACCCGCGCCGCACTGGCCGCCTTCAAACAGCCGGTCCTACTCCTCGCCGGCGAATACGACCTCAACTCCCCACCCACCGCAGTCGCCGCGCTCGCCGCCCTCTTCCCCAACCCCCACTTCGTGGTCCGACCAGCCGCCGGCCACTCCCCCTGGCTGGACGACCCGGCTCAGTTCGTCACCACGCTTACTACGTTCCTGGCCTGA
- a CDS encoding metallophosphoesterase, translating to MFVIAHLSDPHLDGSPEARDRLRRVTSYLKEFSRPVDVVIATGDLADHGLETEYAEVAAELAFDVPVLVLPGNHDISAPLRTGLTTYVESAGSGHPVHQVRDVGGARFVLLDTSVPGEDHGLLSEESLGWLSGVLDEPVDGPLFVAFHHPPNKLHHPVLDQWIMQSGEAFADVLRDRPITALLAGHVHNGVATTFAGFPLLVAPGIRSTAPLPFEPAAAAGLVDLAAPPGLALHVHTPDQPLLTVYRFLP from the coding sequence ATGTTCGTGATCGCCCACCTCAGTGACCCACACCTGGACGGATCGCCGGAAGCCCGGGATCGCCTGCGCCGGGTGACCTCGTATTTGAAGGAGTTCTCGCGGCCGGTAGATGTGGTGATCGCGACCGGCGATCTGGCCGACCACGGACTGGAGACGGAGTACGCCGAGGTCGCGGCCGAGCTGGCGTTCGACGTACCGGTGCTCGTTCTGCCGGGCAACCACGACATCAGTGCGCCGTTGCGGACCGGGCTGACGACCTACGTCGAGTCGGCGGGCTCGGGGCATCCGGTGCATCAGGTGCGGGATGTCGGCGGGGCGCGGTTCGTGCTGCTCGACACGTCGGTGCCAGGCGAGGACCACGGACTGCTGAGCGAGGAGTCGCTCGGGTGGCTGTCCGGCGTACTGGACGAGCCGGTGGACGGCCCGCTGTTCGTCGCGTTCCACCACCCGCCGAACAAGCTGCACCATCCCGTGCTCGATCAGTGGATCATGCAGTCGGGTGAAGCCTTTGCCGACGTACTGCGCGACAGGCCGATCACGGCGCTGCTGGCCGGCCACGTCCACAACGGCGTCGCCACCACCTTCGCCGGCTTCCCGCTACTCGTTGCCCCCGGCATCCGTTCGACCGCTCCGCTCCCGTTCGAGCCGGCCGCCGCGGCCGGCCTCGTCGATCTCGCGGCACCGCCCGGCCTGGCGCTGCACGTTCACACCCCGGATCAACCTCTGCTGACGGTCTACCGCTTCCTACCCTGA
- a CDS encoding dihydrolipoyl dehydrogenase family protein: MAEEVDVVVIGLGVGGEEAAGRLAEAGLNVVGVDPRLVGGECPYWGCVPSKMMIRAANLIAETRRVDGMAGKATVEPDWAPVAQRIRKEATDDWNDQVAVDRLVKKGVTFLRERGTITGPGRVTAGDREFEASRGIIVATGTVPSIPPIDGLAGTPYWTNHEAIEADTLPRSIIVLGGGAIGLELTQVFARFGVQVTVVEGFDRVLPLEEPESGELAQATLERDGVTFRTGVHAKQVQHDGDTFTLSLDDGSTVSAEKLLVATGRRVDTKALGLDTVGIDPEARQITVDEHVRAADGVWAVGDVTGAGAFTHTAMYQANVAVFDVLRAEGAPVASYHAMPRVTFTDPEIGAVGMTEKQARDAGLDVRTASSQIPSSSRGWIHKAGNEGFIKLVVDNERGVLVGATSAGPTGGEVLGALAVAVHAEVPVHSLQQMIYAYPTFHRAIGDALKAL; the protein is encoded by the coding sequence ATGGCTGAAGAGGTGGATGTCGTTGTGATCGGGCTCGGTGTCGGTGGCGAGGAGGCGGCCGGCCGATTGGCCGAGGCAGGGCTGAACGTCGTCGGAGTGGATCCGCGACTGGTCGGCGGCGAGTGCCCGTACTGGGGCTGCGTCCCCAGCAAGATGATGATCCGTGCCGCCAACCTGATCGCCGAGACCCGTCGCGTCGACGGAATGGCCGGCAAGGCGACCGTCGAGCCCGACTGGGCGCCCGTCGCGCAGCGCATCCGCAAGGAGGCGACCGACGACTGGAACGACCAGGTCGCGGTGGACCGCTTGGTGAAGAAGGGCGTCACCTTCCTCCGCGAGCGCGGCACGATCACCGGCCCGGGCCGGGTGACAGCCGGCGACCGTGAGTTCGAGGCATCCCGCGGCATCATCGTCGCGACCGGGACCGTCCCGTCGATCCCACCGATCGACGGTCTCGCCGGTACGCCGTACTGGACCAACCACGAGGCGATCGAGGCGGACACGCTGCCCCGCTCGATCATCGTGCTCGGCGGCGGCGCGATCGGCCTCGAACTGACCCAGGTGTTCGCGCGGTTCGGTGTCCAGGTGACGGTGGTCGAGGGATTCGACCGGGTGCTCCCGCTGGAGGAGCCGGAGTCGGGTGAGCTGGCCCAGGCAACGCTCGAGCGCGACGGGGTGACCTTCCGGACCGGCGTCCACGCCAAGCAGGTCCAGCACGACGGCGACACCTTCACGCTCAGCCTGGACGACGGCAGCACGGTCTCGGCCGAGAAGTTGCTGGTGGCAACCGGTCGCCGGGTGGACACCAAGGCACTCGGCCTGGACACGGTCGGGATCGACCCCGAAGCCCGGCAGATCACCGTCGACGAGCATGTCCGCGCGGCCGACGGCGTCTGGGCGGTCGGCGACGTGACGGGTGCGGGCGCGTTCACCCACACCGCGATGTACCAGGCGAACGTGGCCGTTTTCGACGTACTACGAGCCGAGGGCGCGCCGGTTGCCAGCTACCACGCGATGCCACGGGTGACCTTCACAGACCCGGAGATCGGCGCGGTCGGGATGACCGAGAAGCAGGCGCGCGACGCCGGCCTCGACGTGAGGACCGCGAGCAGCCAGATCCCGTCCTCGTCGCGCGGCTGGATCCACAAGGCCGGCAACGAGGGCTTCATCAAACTTGTCGTCGACAACGAACGCGGCGTCCTGGTCGGCGCGACGAGTGCCGGCCCGACCGGCGGCGAGGTGCTCGGTGCGCTCGCGGTAGCCGTCCACGCGGAAGTCCCGGTTCACTCTCTGCAACAGATGATCTACGCATACCCGACATTCCATCGTGCGATCGGAGACGCACTCAAAGCTCTTTAG